In Brachypodium distachyon strain Bd21 chromosome 2, Brachypodium_distachyon_v3.0, whole genome shotgun sequence, one genomic interval encodes:
- the LOC100831234 gene encoding B3 domain-containing protein Os03g0120900 isoform X2: protein MEEEGKGRHRFFKVLVGDFARRLEIPRDFLCHIPDVGGRRSDTSVASSAQVMLKHSKWKTWPVELEKVDRRVFMTTGWSRFVEDNSLREYEFLLFRYDMDLHFMVSVFGRNACEKAIRYSGSGAQATGNLEAKLRSDICPSNRRGHSADKLTEIANGLMHSHSLVKTPDQFDTEGFADLHLHEVGGSKDELRTCLLLKGPMEDDKAKTMTEVMRRLHLDKVTIELFCAILCLYKWNVDAAAEDFDICRGKPQTQNQFLKKKLVLQCKICWPPLMSLLQCRNSSLDEPNLLSEPLQCDQSAVKRKLVDDHVLCDLSCKQKRRIGKSRTQQTSETPRRSPRLARLNISHDSIESLLKERPEVLESSPTSTIDRVEDRAGQARLLNKKPGSVLQGDCKNMIGSFPQDCKRLKSARGDMVPSEEPAHSEETFEEQINRNALETSESLIRTGVMESSPPTNSKVSAPLKMNELYLTWKPSLHANPIEKILLDIQRDNFLKTISHVQEIVRSHPSDLLCADVIETVVKKEILKWDSCLEDMDAKRIVIAFLEHAKKIKEIHNFNMKIRKEEFSEKLRDQFKWQLNELESGYTNLELDYKKATSDSNIAVSTLEELKKRLQLHTLLDEIKDMQQSLTTKEDEMQKLVHQVAEHESLVQKSLMERVRVKTVLKNYEQILVGLKNRLASAELGVIDVEALVTVEMDNMSKEIEISKGSLLHINFK, encoded by the exons GAGATACCTCGAGACTTCCTCTGTCACATTCCAGATGTGGGCGGCAGGCGTTCAGACACTTCTGTGGCTTCATCTGCTCAAGTTATGCTTAAGCATTCAAAATGGAAGACTTGGCCTGTTGAGCTAGAGAAAGTTGATCGTCGCGTATTTATGACCACCGGATGGTCGAGGTTTGTGGAGGACAATTCTTTGAGGGAATACGAGTTTCTTCTCTTCAGATATGACATGGACCTGCATTTCATGGTTTCTGTTTTTGGTCGGAATGCTTGTGAGAAAGCAATTCGGTATTCAGGAAGCGGTGCTCAAGCTACTGGGAATCTAGAAGCAAAACTCCGGTCTGATATATGCCCCTCTAATAGAAGGGGACATAGTGCTGATAAACTAACAGAGATCGCTAATGGTCTCATGCATAGTCACTCACTGGTTAAGACACCAGATCAATTTGATACTGAA GGCTTCGCTGACCTACATCTTCATGAAGTTGGTGGTTCAAAAGATGAGTTAAGGACATGCTTATTGTTGAAGGGACCAATGGAGGATGACAAAGCTAAAACAATGACTGAAGTAATGAGAAGATTGCATCTTGACAAAGTGACAATTGAATTATTCTGTGCTATACTCTGTTTGTACAAGTGGAATGTGGATGCAGCTGCGGAAGATTTTGATATATGTAGGGGCAAACCACAAACACAGAACCAGTTTCTAAAGAAGAAACTTGTTTTGCAGTGTAAGATTTGTTGGCCTCCTCTCATGTCTCTTTTGCAATG CAGGAACAGCAGTCTTGACGAGCCTAATTTGTTGAGCGAGCCTCTACAATGTGACCAGTCTGCAGTGAAGCGAAAGCTAGTTGACGACCATGTGTTATGTGATTTGTCTTGCAAACAAAAGAGGAGAATTGGCAAGTCGCGTACACAGCAAACTTCTGAAACACCACGAAGATCACCAAGACTGGCACGCCTAAATATTTCTCATGACAGCATAGAGAGCCTATTGAAAGAACGACCTGAAGTGTTAGAATCATCACCAACCAGCACAATAGATAGGGTGGAGGACAGAGCAGGACAAGCACGTTTACTCAACAAGAAGCCAGGCAGTGTCTTACAAGGAGATTGTAAGAATATGATAG GTTCCTTCCCTCAAGACTGCAAGAGACTCAAATCAGCACGAGGTGATATGGTCCCAAGTGAGGAGCCTGCACATAGTGAAGAAACTTTTGAAGAACAAATCAATAGAAATGCTTTAGAGACTTCTGAGTCGCTCATACGTACAGGTGTCATGgagtcatcaccaccaaccaaCTCCAAGGTCTCAGCACCTTTGAAAATGAATGAGCTATATTTGACATGGAAGCCCTCATTACATGCAAATCCCATTGAGAAAATTTTACTTGATATTCAACGGGACAACTTTTTAAAGACCATTTCACATGTTCAGGAAATTGTTCGGAGTCATCCTTCAGACCTACTGTGCGCAGATGTAATTGAAACTGTTGTGAAGAAAGAAATTCTTAAATGGGATTCATGTCTTGAGGATATGGATGCTAAAAGGATAGTGATTGCATTTCTGGAGCAtgctaaaaaaatcaaggagATTCACAATTTCAACATGAAGATCCGGAAGGAAGAGTTTTCTGAAAAGCTACGAGATCAGTTCAAGTGGCAGCTCAATGAACTAGAAAGTGGATACACTAACTTGGAATTAGATTACAAGAAAGCGACCAGTGATTCTAACATAGCTGTCTCGACATTggaagaattgaagaaaagattGCAGTTGCACACCCTTCTGGATGAGATCAAAGACATGCAGCAGTCCTTGACCACGAAGGAGGATGAAATGCAGAAATTGGTGCATCAAGTTGCTGAGCATGAGAGCTTAGTCCAGAAGTCTTTAATGGAAAGAGTAAGGGTTAAGACAGTTCTGAAGAACTACGAGCAGATTCTTGTTGGACTAAAAAACCGGCTAGCCTCGGCTGAACTTGGAGTAATTGATGTGGAGGCATTGGTCACGGTAGAAATGGATAACATGAGCAAGGAGATCGAGATATCTAAGGGAAGCCTCCTACATATCAATTTCAAGTAA
- the LOC100831234 gene encoding B3 domain-containing protein Os03g0120900 isoform X3, which translates to MEEEGKGRHRFFKVLVGDFARRLEIPRDFLCHIPDVGGRRSDTSVASSAQVMLKHSKWKTWPVELEKVDRRVFMTTGWSRFVEDNSLREYEFLLFRYDMDLHFMVSVFGRNACEKAIRYSGSGAQATGNLEAKLRSDICPSNRRGHSADKLTEIANGLMHSHSLVKTPDQFDTEGFADLHLHEVGGSKDELRTCLLLKGPMEDDKAKTMTEVMRRLHLDKVTIELFCAILCLYKWNVDAAAEDFDICRGKPQTQNQFLKKKLVLQCKICWPPLMSLLQWNSSLDEPNLLSEPLQCDQSAVKRKLVDDHVLCDLSCKQKRRIGKSRTQQTSETPRRSPRLARLNISHDSIESLLKERPEVLESSPTSTIDRVEDRAGQARLLNKKPGSVLQGDCKNMIGSFPQDCKRLKSARGDMVPSEEPAHSEETFEEQINRNALETSESLIRTGVMESSPPTNSKVSAPLKMNELYLTWKPSLHANPIEKILLDIQRDNFLKTISHVQEIVRSHPSDLLCADVIETVVKKEILKWDSCLEDMDAKRIVIAFLEHAKKIKEIHNFNMKIRKEEFSEKLRDQFKWQLNELESGYTNLELDYKKATSDSNIAVSTLEELKKRLQLHTLLDEIKDMQQSLTTKEDEMQKLVHQVAEHESLVQKSLMERVRVKTVLKNYEQILVGLKNRLASAELGVIDVEALVTVEMDNMSKEIEISKGSLLHINFK; encoded by the exons GAGATACCTCGAGACTTCCTCTGTCACATTCCAGATGTGGGCGGCAGGCGTTCAGACACTTCTGTGGCTTCATCTGCTCAAGTTATGCTTAAGCATTCAAAATGGAAGACTTGGCCTGTTGAGCTAGAGAAAGTTGATCGTCGCGTATTTATGACCACCGGATGGTCGAGGTTTGTGGAGGACAATTCTTTGAGGGAATACGAGTTTCTTCTCTTCAGATATGACATGGACCTGCATTTCATGGTTTCTGTTTTTGGTCGGAATGCTTGTGAGAAAGCAATTCGGTATTCAGGAAGCGGTGCTCAAGCTACTGGGAATCTAGAAGCAAAACTCCGGTCTGATATATGCCCCTCTAATAGAAGGGGACATAGTGCTGATAAACTAACAGAGATCGCTAATGGTCTCATGCATAGTCACTCACTGGTTAAGACACCAGATCAATTTGATACTGAA GGCTTCGCTGACCTACATCTTCATGAAGTTGGTGGTTCAAAAGATGAGTTAAGGACATGCTTATTGTTGAAGGGACCAATGGAGGATGACAAAGCTAAAACAATGACTGAAGTAATGAGAAGATTGCATCTTGACAAAGTGACAATTGAATTATTCTGTGCTATACTCTGTTTGTACAAGTGGAATGTGGATGCAGCTGCGGAAGATTTTGATATATGTAGGGGCAAACCACAAACACAGAACCAGTTTCTAAAGAAGAAACTTGTTTTGCAGTGTAAGATTTGTTGGCCTCCTCTCATGTCTCTTTTGCAATG GAACAGCAGTCTTGACGAGCCTAATTTGTTGAGCGAGCCTCTACAATGTGACCAGTCTGCAGTGAAGCGAAAGCTAGTTGACGACCATGTGTTATGTGATTTGTCTTGCAAACAAAAGAGGAGAATTGGCAAGTCGCGTACACAGCAAACTTCTGAAACACCACGAAGATCACCAAGACTGGCACGCCTAAATATTTCTCATGACAGCATAGAGAGCCTATTGAAAGAACGACCTGAAGTGTTAGAATCATCACCAACCAGCACAATAGATAGGGTGGAGGACAGAGCAGGACAAGCACGTTTACTCAACAAGAAGCCAGGCAGTGTCTTACAAGGAGATTGTAAGAATATGATAG GTTCCTTCCCTCAAGACTGCAAGAGACTCAAATCAGCACGAGGTGATATGGTCCCAAGTGAGGAGCCTGCACATAGTGAAGAAACTTTTGAAGAACAAATCAATAGAAATGCTTTAGAGACTTCTGAGTCGCTCATACGTACAGGTGTCATGgagtcatcaccaccaaccaaCTCCAAGGTCTCAGCACCTTTGAAAATGAATGAGCTATATTTGACATGGAAGCCCTCATTACATGCAAATCCCATTGAGAAAATTTTACTTGATATTCAACGGGACAACTTTTTAAAGACCATTTCACATGTTCAGGAAATTGTTCGGAGTCATCCTTCAGACCTACTGTGCGCAGATGTAATTGAAACTGTTGTGAAGAAAGAAATTCTTAAATGGGATTCATGTCTTGAGGATATGGATGCTAAAAGGATAGTGATTGCATTTCTGGAGCAtgctaaaaaaatcaaggagATTCACAATTTCAACATGAAGATCCGGAAGGAAGAGTTTTCTGAAAAGCTACGAGATCAGTTCAAGTGGCAGCTCAATGAACTAGAAAGTGGATACACTAACTTGGAATTAGATTACAAGAAAGCGACCAGTGATTCTAACATAGCTGTCTCGACATTggaagaattgaagaaaagattGCAGTTGCACACCCTTCTGGATGAGATCAAAGACATGCAGCAGTCCTTGACCACGAAGGAGGATGAAATGCAGAAATTGGTGCATCAAGTTGCTGAGCATGAGAGCTTAGTCCAGAAGTCTTTAATGGAAAGAGTAAGGGTTAAGACAGTTCTGAAGAACTACGAGCAGATTCTTGTTGGACTAAAAAACCGGCTAGCCTCGGCTGAACTTGGAGTAATTGATGTGGAGGCATTGGTCACGGTAGAAATGGATAACATGAGCAAGGAGATCGAGATATCTAAGGGAAGCCTCCTACATATCAATTTCAAGTAA
- the LOC100831234 gene encoding B3 domain-containing protein Os03g0120900 isoform X1, with product MEEEGKGRHRFFKVLVGDFARRLEIPRDFLCHIPDVGGRRSDTSVASSAQVMLKHSKWKTWPVELEKVDRRVFMTTGWSRFVEDNSLREYEFLLFRYDMDLHFMVSVFGRNACEKAIRYSGSGAQATGNLEAKLRSDICPSNRRGHSADKLTEIANGLMHSHSLVKTPDQFDTEGFADLHLHEVGGSKDELRTCLLLKGPMEDDKAKTMTEVMRRLHLDKVTIELFCAILCLYKWNVDAAAEDFDICRGKPQTQNQFLKKKLVLQFDFIKIQLRRFFPLEDDCSTQICDSRNSSLDEPNLLSEPLQCDQSAVKRKLVDDHVLCDLSCKQKRRIGKSRTQQTSETPRRSPRLARLNISHDSIESLLKERPEVLESSPTSTIDRVEDRAGQARLLNKKPGSVLQGDCKNMIGSFPQDCKRLKSARGDMVPSEEPAHSEETFEEQINRNALETSESLIRTGVMESSPPTNSKVSAPLKMNELYLTWKPSLHANPIEKILLDIQRDNFLKTISHVQEIVRSHPSDLLCADVIETVVKKEILKWDSCLEDMDAKRIVIAFLEHAKKIKEIHNFNMKIRKEEFSEKLRDQFKWQLNELESGYTNLELDYKKATSDSNIAVSTLEELKKRLQLHTLLDEIKDMQQSLTTKEDEMQKLVHQVAEHESLVQKSLMERVRVKTVLKNYEQILVGLKNRLASAELGVIDVEALVTVEMDNMSKEIEISKGSLLHINFK from the exons GAGATACCTCGAGACTTCCTCTGTCACATTCCAGATGTGGGCGGCAGGCGTTCAGACACTTCTGTGGCTTCATCTGCTCAAGTTATGCTTAAGCATTCAAAATGGAAGACTTGGCCTGTTGAGCTAGAGAAAGTTGATCGTCGCGTATTTATGACCACCGGATGGTCGAGGTTTGTGGAGGACAATTCTTTGAGGGAATACGAGTTTCTTCTCTTCAGATATGACATGGACCTGCATTTCATGGTTTCTGTTTTTGGTCGGAATGCTTGTGAGAAAGCAATTCGGTATTCAGGAAGCGGTGCTCAAGCTACTGGGAATCTAGAAGCAAAACTCCGGTCTGATATATGCCCCTCTAATAGAAGGGGACATAGTGCTGATAAACTAACAGAGATCGCTAATGGTCTCATGCATAGTCACTCACTGGTTAAGACACCAGATCAATTTGATACTGAA GGCTTCGCTGACCTACATCTTCATGAAGTTGGTGGTTCAAAAGATGAGTTAAGGACATGCTTATTGTTGAAGGGACCAATGGAGGATGACAAAGCTAAAACAATGACTGAAGTAATGAGAAGATTGCATCTTGACAAAGTGACAATTGAATTATTCTGTGCTATACTCTGTTTGTACAAGTGGAATGTGGATGCAGCTGCGGAAGATTTTGATATATGTAGGGGCAAACCACAAACACAGAACCAGTTTCTAAAGAAGAAACTTGTTTTGCAGT TTGATTTTATAAAGATACAACTACGGCGCTTCTTCCCTCTAGAGGATGATTGTTCTACTCAAATATGTGATAGCAGGAACAGCAGTCTTGACGAGCCTAATTTGTTGAGCGAGCCTCTACAATGTGACCAGTCTGCAGTGAAGCGAAAGCTAGTTGACGACCATGTGTTATGTGATTTGTCTTGCAAACAAAAGAGGAGAATTGGCAAGTCGCGTACACAGCAAACTTCTGAAACACCACGAAGATCACCAAGACTGGCACGCCTAAATATTTCTCATGACAGCATAGAGAGCCTATTGAAAGAACGACCTGAAGTGTTAGAATCATCACCAACCAGCACAATAGATAGGGTGGAGGACAGAGCAGGACAAGCACGTTTACTCAACAAGAAGCCAGGCAGTGTCTTACAAGGAGATTGTAAGAATATGATAG GTTCCTTCCCTCAAGACTGCAAGAGACTCAAATCAGCACGAGGTGATATGGTCCCAAGTGAGGAGCCTGCACATAGTGAAGAAACTTTTGAAGAACAAATCAATAGAAATGCTTTAGAGACTTCTGAGTCGCTCATACGTACAGGTGTCATGgagtcatcaccaccaaccaaCTCCAAGGTCTCAGCACCTTTGAAAATGAATGAGCTATATTTGACATGGAAGCCCTCATTACATGCAAATCCCATTGAGAAAATTTTACTTGATATTCAACGGGACAACTTTTTAAAGACCATTTCACATGTTCAGGAAATTGTTCGGAGTCATCCTTCAGACCTACTGTGCGCAGATGTAATTGAAACTGTTGTGAAGAAAGAAATTCTTAAATGGGATTCATGTCTTGAGGATATGGATGCTAAAAGGATAGTGATTGCATTTCTGGAGCAtgctaaaaaaatcaaggagATTCACAATTTCAACATGAAGATCCGGAAGGAAGAGTTTTCTGAAAAGCTACGAGATCAGTTCAAGTGGCAGCTCAATGAACTAGAAAGTGGATACACTAACTTGGAATTAGATTACAAGAAAGCGACCAGTGATTCTAACATAGCTGTCTCGACATTggaagaattgaagaaaagattGCAGTTGCACACCCTTCTGGATGAGATCAAAGACATGCAGCAGTCCTTGACCACGAAGGAGGATGAAATGCAGAAATTGGTGCATCAAGTTGCTGAGCATGAGAGCTTAGTCCAGAAGTCTTTAATGGAAAGAGTAAGGGTTAAGACAGTTCTGAAGAACTACGAGCAGATTCTTGTTGGACTAAAAAACCGGCTAGCCTCGGCTGAACTTGGAGTAATTGATGTGGAGGCATTGGTCACGGTAGAAATGGATAACATGAGCAAGGAGATCGAGATATCTAAGGGAAGCCTCCTACATATCAATTTCAAGTAA